A stretch of the Leptospira harrisiae genome encodes the following:
- a CDS encoding TonB-dependent receptor plug domain-containing protein, whose translation MNSAKFKLNKPFLFGIFLFCFGSPLLAVSIRAKLINPKKEIAEKNLSVLIFETKKFAQTDAEGNVTLDFPSSGEYTLRLLRDTGIQEIKISVGSEDESRTIYTEKKASAPKTGIVVEGEREKTVASRTKVRYEEIKRMPGTFGEALRALETLPGVIPNIGFGGGANGIIVRGANPNANTYLYDDLPILYPFHLDGLTSVIHNDLIKSIDLYSGAYPANFNNATGGIIEIETIDSVQKTKGAFQVSLWNTTAYAATPTSGGKGYLAIAGKLGYLDKSLGATGLLPEGIRLPRYNDSQIKYVHNFTPEHQISFYNLTAQDNFAINVPNKPANDPTTSAFALLSGAKASFGQSFRTTALRYTWIPGDKFQNRVTLINFDPIGEYNVGFGTIQGKQYQRGSYVGVRQDAYWTATKFLKVDFGTEVRKFSFRDYGTEVALRDPTNPSPNPYNSANPDFVGRPISIQGNSPYYNAYTTLHFKFGNFVFEPGARYDYVQVTGNGALTPRATASYTFPEVGKGMTIYGSGGDVSRFPLTTNFNSETGNPDLRFERARKVSAGIDQKIDQVWQVKMEVFKNQFTDTIIDDPYVSTPVGLNPDKGQWLTQPIVANRPLNYSNRASGWSHGYELLIRKNARPGTRDWFGWISYTWSQSFQNTNLYQVYEGDNTQVGGIERKILAAYFPNSVEQLAPWDRTHVANFIYGWRVSEGYQIGGRWSYLTAIPTRPVVGDDGGKFSNPLNGLTYWNPQYSNNPYTSEYGYVKRGTDFHRFDIRFDIFENYSWGYLNWYLEIVNVYMRKNKNGYDFDNSRPFSATNPKENDTFGTLQLPGGTVIPFFNVGMEVHF comes from the coding sequence ATGAACTCAGCAAAATTCAAATTAAATAAACCTTTCTTATTTGGGATTTTCCTTTTTTGTTTCGGATCCCCGCTACTTGCGGTGAGTATTCGCGCAAAACTCATCAACCCTAAAAAGGAAATTGCAGAAAAGAATTTATCTGTTTTGATTTTCGAAACAAAAAAATTTGCGCAAACAGACGCAGAAGGAAATGTTACTCTTGATTTTCCATCTTCTGGCGAGTACACTTTGCGCTTGTTACGTGACACAGGTATCCAAGAAATAAAAATTTCTGTGGGATCAGAAGATGAATCTCGCACCATTTACACCGAAAAAAAAGCAAGTGCTCCAAAAACTGGAATCGTCGTAGAAGGGGAACGGGAAAAAACTGTAGCCTCACGAACTAAGGTTCGTTACGAAGAAATCAAACGAATGCCAGGAACTTTTGGTGAAGCTCTGCGTGCATTAGAAACACTTCCAGGTGTCATTCCGAATATCGGATTTGGTGGTGGGGCAAACGGAATCATTGTACGTGGTGCCAACCCAAATGCAAACACATATCTTTATGACGACCTTCCTATTTTATATCCATTCCACTTAGATGGACTAACATCTGTCATTCATAATGATTTAATCAAATCTATAGATTTATATTCAGGTGCATATCCAGCAAACTTTAATAATGCGACTGGCGGTATCATTGAAATTGAAACTATTGATTCTGTTCAAAAAACAAAAGGTGCATTTCAGGTTTCCCTATGGAATACAACTGCTTACGCTGCCACACCCACTTCAGGTGGAAAAGGTTATCTAGCAATTGCTGGTAAACTTGGATATCTGGATAAATCGTTAGGAGCGACTGGTCTATTGCCTGAAGGAATTCGTCTACCTCGTTATAACGACTCACAAATTAAATACGTTCATAACTTCACACCCGAACACCAAATATCTTTTTATAACTTAACAGCACAAGACAACTTTGCGATTAATGTTCCGAACAAACCTGCAAACGACCCAACAACTTCTGCCTTTGCACTTCTTAGTGGAGCCAAAGCAAGTTTTGGACAAAGTTTTCGGACAACTGCATTAAGATACACCTGGATTCCTGGTGATAAATTCCAGAACCGTGTTACTTTGATTAACTTTGACCCTATTGGTGAATACAACGTTGGATTTGGAACCATCCAAGGTAAACAATACCAAAGAGGAAGTTATGTCGGTGTTCGCCAAGATGCGTATTGGACAGCAACAAAGTTTCTAAAAGTTGATTTTGGTACGGAAGTCAGAAAGTTTTCCTTTAGAGATTATGGAACGGAAGTGGCATTACGCGACCCAACCAATCCATCACCTAACCCTTATAATTCTGCAAATCCAGACTTCGTAGGTCGACCTATCAGCATACAAGGAAATTCACCTTATTACAATGCATATACGACTCTACACTTTAAATTTGGAAATTTTGTATTTGAACCTGGTGCACGTTACGACTATGTGCAAGTTACTGGAAACGGTGCTTTAACTCCAAGGGCCACTGCTTCTTATACCTTCCCAGAAGTTGGGAAAGGTATGACTATTTATGGAAGTGGTGGAGATGTTTCAAGATTTCCTTTAACAACAAATTTCAATTCAGAAACAGGAAACCCTGATTTACGTTTTGAAAGAGCAAGAAAGGTAAGTGCAGGGATTGACCAAAAAATAGATCAAGTTTGGCAAGTGAAAATGGAAGTATTCAAAAACCAATTCACTGATACTATCATTGATGATCCATATGTTTCCACTCCCGTTGGATTAAACCCGGATAAAGGGCAATGGTTAACACAACCTATCGTCGCCAATCGTCCATTAAACTATTCAAACAGAGCGTCTGGATGGTCACATGGATATGAACTATTAATTCGTAAAAATGCGCGTCCTGGCACAAGAGACTGGTTCGGTTGGATTTCCTATACTTGGTCTCAATCATTTCAAAACACAAACTTATATCAAGTTTATGAAGGGGATAATACACAAGTAGGTGGAATCGAAAGAAAAATTCTTGCCGCATACTTTCCAAATTCAGTCGAACAGTTAGCACCCTGGGATAGAACTCATGTTGCCAATTTTATTTATGGTTGGAGGGTGAGCGAAGGTTACCAAATTGGGGGTCGATGGAGTTATTTAACAGCGATTCCAACTCGTCCAGTTGTCGGGGATGACGGCGGTAAATTTTCAAATCCTCTAAATGGACTCACTTATTGGAATCCACAATATTCCAACAACCCTTACACATCAGAATACGGATATGTAAAACGCGGAACAGATTTTCATAGGTTCGACATTCGATTTGATATATTTGAAAATTATTCTTGGGGATATTTAAACTGGTATCTAGAAATCGTAAACGTTTATATGAGAAAAAATAAAAATGGATATGATTTCGATAACTCTAGACCTTTTTCTGCTACAAACCCCAAAGAAAATGACACATTTGGAACCTTACAACTGCCAGGTGGAACAGTGATCCCATTCTTTAACGTTGGAATGGAGGTGCATTTCTAA